The DNA region GGCGGCGTGTCGAACACGTGCGAGGCCCGCAGCACCGCGAGGCGGGGCGAGGCGCGCAGGACGCGGGCCGCGAGCGCCAGGTTGGCCCAGCGATCGCCGAGGTTGCTGCCCACGCCCACGTACGCGCGCACGACGAGCCCTTCTCCGCGGGCGGCGCCGCTCAGGTCACCGGGTTCCGCAGCACGCCGATGCCCGGCACCTCCACCTCCACCCAGTCGCCGCGCCGGATGGGGCCGACGCCCTCGGGCGTGCCGGTGGCGATGACGTCGCCCGGGAGCAGCGTCATCACGCCGGAGATGAACGCCACCAGCGCGAAGACGTCGAACGCCATGTCGCGGGTGTAGCCGCGCTGCCGCTCGGTGCCGTTCACCCGGCACGCGACCGAGGCGTCGAGCGGGTCGAACGCGGTCTCCACCACCGGGCCCACCGGGCAGAACGTGTCGAAGCCCTTCGCGCGCGTGAACTGCTTCTCCTCGCGCTGGATGTCACGCGCGGTGACGTCGTTCAGGCAGGTGTAGCCGAACACCGCCCCGCGCGCCTCGGCGGCGCTGGCGTTCGTGAGCGTCCGGCCCATCACCACGCCGAGCTCGCCCTCGTGGTGCACCTCGCGCGACTGCTCCGGGCAGCGGATGGCGTCCTGGGGCCCGATCACCGAGGTGGAGGGCTTGAGGAAGATGAGCGGGGTGGTGGGCACCTCGTTGCCGAGCTCGCGCGCGTGCGCCACGTAGTTGCGCCCCACGCAGACGACCTTGGACGGCTCCACCGGCGCGAGCAGCGTCGCCTCCGCGAGCGGCACCGCCGGCCCCTCGGGCAGGCCGCCGGCCCAGGGCGCGGCGGTGAGCGGGCGCAGGACCTCGCCCTCCACCAGCGCGTACCGGTCCACGCCGGCGCGGCGGAAGCGGCAGACCCTCACTTCCCGCCCCGCAGGCCCAGCACGTCGGCCATGTCGTAGACGCCGGGGGCCTTGCCGGGCAGCCAGGCCGCGGCCCGCGCCGCGCCCCGGGCGAACTGCTCGCGGCTGGTGGCGCGGTGGGTGATCTCCACCCGCTCGCCCTCGCCGCAGAAGAACACGGTGTGCTCGCCCACCACGTCGCCGCCGCGGAGCGTCTGGATCCCGATCTGCCACGGCGGCCGCTCGCCCAGGATGCCGTGGCGGCTGTACGCGAGCGCGTCGGCGGGCGCGCGCCCGAGCGCCTCGGCCGCCACCTCGCCCAGCCGCACCGCGGTGCCGGAGGGCGCGTCGCGCTTGTGCTTGTGGTGGATCTCGACCACCTCGACGTCGTAGGCGTCGCCGAGCACCCGGGCGGCCTGGCGCACCAGCTCGAACACCACGTTCACGCCCACGCTCATGTTCGGCGAGAGCACCACCGGCACCTTGCGCGCCGCCTCGGCCACCTTCGCCTTCGCGTCGGGCGTGAAGCCGGTCGAGCCGATCACGAGCGCCACGCCGGCCGCGGCGCACGCCTGCGCGTGGCGCACCGACGCCTCGTGGCTGGTGAAGTCGATCACCACGTCGGCGCCGGGCAGCGCCTTCGCGAGGTCGTCCACCACCGCGACGCCGAGCGGCTCGCCGCCCGCGAGCGTCCCCGCGTCCTTCCCGATCGCCGGGCTCCCGGCGCGCTCCACCGCGCCCGAGACCGAGAGGCCGGGCGTCGCCCGCACCAGCCGGACGATCTGCGTGCCCATCCGCCCCGCCGCCCCGGTCACCACCACCTTGGTCATGTCAGTCACCCCTGCTCAGGCGAGCTTCAGCCCGAAGCGCACCATCGCCTCGCGCACCTTCGCGAGGCTCGCCTCCGACACCGGCGCGAGCGGCAGGCGCAGCTCGCCGCCCGCCCGGCCGAGCAGCGCCACCGCCGCCTTCACCGGCCCGGGGTTGGTCTCGACGAACATCATCCGGTTCAGCTCGGCCATGGCCGCCTGCTTCGCGAGCGCGCCGGCGAGGTCGCCCGAGCGCGCCGCCACCACCAGCTCCTTCATGGCGCGCGGCGCGACGTTCGCGATCACCGAGATGACGCCGTGGCCGCCGCAGGCGATGTAGGGGAGCACCGTGAAGTCGTCGCCGGAGAGGTAGGCGATCGCGTCCTTGCCGACCTTCTCCACGAGCTGGACCTGCCGGTCCATGTTCGCGGTCGCCTCCTTGATGCCGGCGATGGCGCCCGCCTTCGCGAGCCGCGCCACCGTCTCGGGGAGCAGGTCCACCGAGGTGCGCGACGGCACGTTGTACGCGACCACCGGGAAGCGCGTCGCCTCCCAGATCGCCTGGTAGTGCCGGAACAGCCCCTCCTGCGTGGGCTTGTTGTAGTAGGGCGTCACCACCAGCGCGGCGTCCGCGCCGAGCGACTTCGCCAGCTTCACCGACTCGATGGCCTCGTGCGTCGCGTTCGAGCCGGCGCCGGCGATCACCAGCGCCCGGCCGCGCACCGTCTCGATCACCGTGCGGATGACGTCGGCCCGCTCGGCCGGGGTGAGCGTCACGCCCTCGCCGGTGGTGCCGCACGGCACGATGCCGTCCGTCCCCTCGGCGAGCTGCCACTCGGTCAGCTCGCGGAGGGCGCGCAGGTCCACCGCGCCGTCCTTCATCGGCGTGACGATGGCCACCATCGAACCTTCGAGTCGTCGCATGGCGTGCTCCCGGCGGGGGGAAGGTGCTGGATCGTAGCTCATCGCCGCGGGGCGCGGAACCGCTCGGCCTCGGGCTCGGGGGTCTCCCCGCGGACGAGGTCGGCGTAGGTCTCGCGCCGGCGCGCCAGCCGGGCGCCGTCGCCGTCCACCAGGACCTCGGCCGCGCGCGGGCGGGAGTTGTAGTTGGACGACATGGCGAACCCGTAGGCGCCCGCCGAGCGGACCACCAGCAGGTCGCCCCGGACCGGGCGCGGCATGCGCCGCTTGCGCGCCAGGAAGTCGGAGGACTCGCAGATCGGGCCCACCACGTCGCAGACGATCTCCTCCGCGTCCTTCCGCGGCGCGCCGGCCGGCTCGATCTCGTGGTGCGCGTCGTAGTAGCTCGGCCGCACCAGGTCGTTCATGGCCGCGTCCACCACCACGAACACCTTGCGACCGCTCTCCTTCACGTGGAGCACGCGGGTGACGAGCACGCCGGCGTTCCCCACCAGCACGCGCCCGGGCTCGAGCATCACCTCGCCGTCGAAGCGCGAGAGCGCCTTCTTGATGGCCCGGCCGTACTCGTCGGGGTGCGGCGGCTCCTCGTCGGCGTAGGTGATGCCGAGGCCGCCGCCCACGTCCACGTGGCCGAGCCGGATGCCCTGCTTGCCGAGGTCCTTCACCAGCGCGAGCACGCGGGCGATCGCGTCGAGGAACGGGCGCACGGTGGTGATCTGCGAGCCGATGTGGCAGGCGACGCCGCGGAGCTCGAGCGCCGGGTCCTGCGCGGCGAGCGCGTAGAGCCGGCGCGCCTCGTCCACCGACACGCCGAACTTGTTCTCGCTGAGGCCGGTGGAGATGTACGGGTGCGTCTTCGGGTCCACGTCCGGGTTCACCCGCAGCGCGATCGGCGCGCGGACGCCCATGCGCCGCGCCACGATGGAGACCCGCGCCAGCTCCGGCGCGCTCTCCACGTTCAGCACCTTCACCCCGGACTCGAGCGCGAACGCGATCTCGTCGTCGCGCTTGCCCACCCCGCTGAACACCACCTTGCCCGGGTGGCCGCCCGCCTTGAGCACGCGGTACAGCTCGCCACCCGAGACGATGTCGAAGCCCGACCCGAGCCGCGCGAACAGCGACAGCACCGCCAGGTTCGAGTTCGCCTTCACCGCGTAGCAGACCAGGTGGTCGAGCCCGGCGAGCGAGCGGTGCAGCACCTTCCAGTGCCGGGTGAGCGTGGCGGTCGAGTAGACGTAGAGCGGCGTCCCGTAGGCCTCGGCCAGCTGCTCCACCGGGACGGCCTCGGCGTGCAGGACGCCGCGCTTGCGCAGGAAGTGGTTCATGGGGTCCCCGCCGGCGCGGCCGGTGCGGCCGGCGCCGCGGCGTCGGTCGGGGTGGCGGAAGGCGTGGCGCCGGGCTGCGAGGGCTGCGCGGCGGGCGCGACCACGGGGTGCGCGGGGGCCGGGCGCGCGGGCGGGCGTGGCGGGCCCTTCACGCCGCAGCCGGCGAGCGCGGCCGCCGCGGCGAGCGCGGCGAGCACCGGGCGGGCGCCGCTCATCGGCGCGCCTTCCCGAGCGCCTTCTCCCAGCGGCGCAGCTCGGCGCGGACCGCCCGCGGGCCGGGCGCGCCGGGGAGCTCGCGGCGCTTCAGGCTGCGGCGGGCGTCGAAGCAGCGGAGCACGTCCTTCTCGAAGCGCCGGTGGAAGCTCGCCCACTCGGCCGCGGTGAGGCGCGCCATGGGCCGCCCCTCGCGCGCGGAGAACGCCGCCGCCTTGCCCACCGCCTCGTGCGCCTCGCGGAACGGGACGCCGCGCTCGACCAGGTACTCGGCCGCGTCGGTGGCGAGCGCCTCGCCGGAGCCGAGCGCCTCCTCCATCCGCTCGGCGTGGAACGTGGCGGTCCCGACCGCGCCGGCCACCGCGTCGGCGGTGAGCACCAGCGCCTCCGGCCCGCCCAGCAGCGGCCGCTTGTCCTCCTGCAGGTCGCGGTTGTACGAGAGCGGCAGACCCTTCAGGATCGCGAGCAGCGCCACGAGGTCGCCCAGCGCGCGCCCGGCGCGGCCGCGGGCCAGCTCGCCCACGTCCGGGTTCTTCTTCTGCGGCATGAGCGAGGAGCCGGTCGCGAACGCGTCCGAGAGCGTCGCGAAGCCGAACTCCTTCGTGGTCCAGAGCACCAGCTC from Anaeromyxobacter dehalogenans 2CP-C includes:
- the lptM gene encoding LPS translocon maturation chaperone LptM, which gives rise to MSGARPVLAALAAAAALAGCGVKGPPRPPARPAPAHPVVAPAAQPSQPGATPSATPTDAAAPAAPAAPAGTP
- the lysA gene encoding diaminopimelate decarboxylase — encoded protein: MNHFLRKRGVLHAEAVPVEQLAEAYGTPLYVYSTATLTRHWKVLHRSLAGLDHLVCYAVKANSNLAVLSLFARLGSGFDIVSGGELYRVLKAGGHPGKVVFSGVGKRDDEIAFALESGVKVLNVESAPELARVSIVARRMGVRAPIALRVNPDVDPKTHPYISTGLSENKFGVSVDEARRLYALAAQDPALELRGVACHIGSQITTVRPFLDAIARVLALVKDLGKQGIRLGHVDVGGGLGITYADEEPPHPDEYGRAIKKALSRFDGEVMLEPGRVLVGNAGVLVTRVLHVKESGRKVFVVVDAAMNDLVRPSYYDAHHEIEPAGAPRKDAEEIVCDVVGPICESSDFLARKRRMPRPVRGDLLVVRSAGAYGFAMSSNYNSRPRAAEVLVDGDGARLARRRETYADLVRGETPEPEAERFRAPRR
- the dapA gene encoding 4-hydroxy-tetrahydrodipicolinate synthase; amino-acid sequence: MRRLEGSMVAIVTPMKDGAVDLRALRELTEWQLAEGTDGIVPCGTTGEGVTLTPAERADVIRTVIETVRGRALVIAGAGSNATHEAIESVKLAKSLGADAALVVTPYYNKPTQEGLFRHYQAIWEATRFPVVAYNVPSRTSVDLLPETVARLAKAGAIAGIKEATANMDRQVQLVEKVGKDAIAYLSGDDFTVLPYIACGGHGVISVIANVAPRAMKELVVAARSGDLAGALAKQAAMAELNRMMFVETNPGPVKAAVALLGRAGGELRLPLAPVSEASLAKVREAMVRFGLKLA
- the dapB gene encoding 4-hydroxy-tetrahydrodipicolinate reductase; protein product: MTKVVVTGAAGRMGTQIVRLVRATPGLSVSGAVERAGSPAIGKDAGTLAGGEPLGVAVVDDLAKALPGADVVIDFTSHEASVRHAQACAAAGVALVIGSTGFTPDAKAKVAEAARKVPVVLSPNMSVGVNVVFELVRQAARVLGDAYDVEVVEIHHKHKRDAPSGTAVRLGEVAAEALGRAPADALAYSRHGILGERPPWQIGIQTLRGGDVVGEHTVFFCGEGERVEITHRATSREQFARGAARAAAWLPGKAPGVYDMADVLGLRGGK
- a CDS encoding fumarylacetoacetate hydrolase family protein, with amino-acid sequence MRVCRFRRAGVDRYALVEGEVLRPLTAAPWAGGLPEGPAVPLAEATLLAPVEPSKVVCVGRNYVAHARELGNEVPTTPLIFLKPSTSVIGPQDAIRCPEQSREVHHEGELGVVMGRTLTNASAAEARGAVFGYTCLNDVTARDIQREEKQFTRAKGFDTFCPVGPVVETAFDPLDASVACRVNGTERQRGYTRDMAFDVFALVAFISGVMTLLPGDVIATGTPEGVGPIRRGDWVEVEVPGIGVLRNPVT